The following coding sequences are from one Streptomyces dengpaensis window:
- a CDS encoding ribbon-helix-helix protein, CopG family, which translates to MGTSVLSLRMDGELLNRLRHHAAKRGMSVQDYVVRTLIRDDFDERFQAAVEETEKFYGVT; encoded by the coding sequence ATGGGGACCAGCGTGCTCAGCCTGCGGATGGACGGAGAGCTGCTCAACCGGCTCCGGCACCATGCCGCCAAACGCGGAATGAGCGTCCAGGACTATGTCGTCCGGACGCTCATCCGCGATGATTTCGACGAGCGGTTCCAGGCCGCGGTCGAGGAGACAGAGAAGTTCTACGGGGTCACGTGA
- a CDS encoding MFS transporter, protein MSTGPGTPSAPAPATHDSPSTPEPSAPSEAAAAPSAARKSSMFSSLKVRNYRLFFMGQVVSNTGTWMQRIAQDWLVLSLTGSSAAVGITTALQFLPMLLFGLYGGVLVDRLPKRPALLVTQTAMAVTGLALAFLTLSGHVHVWHVYVAAFAVGLATVVDNPARQSFVSEMVGPDQLQNAVSLNSANFQSARLVGPAVAGLLITSVGTGWAFLFNGLSFVAPIAGLLLMRARELHVVKRAPRGKGQLREGLAYVAGRPALIWPIVLVGFIGTFGFNFPVWLSAYADDVFHAGAGAYSLFNTLMAVGSLAGALLAARRGKARTRILIAAAMAFGVLEVAAAVAPSLWLFSLLMIPIGIFGLTVNVTANTAVQMATDPAMRGRVMALFMMVFMGGSPLGAPLVGWVTDAYGPRAGFAFGGLVSLAAATTIGLILTRVGGLRLALGWHHGHPHVRFIPRERSEQNEEQLATVA, encoded by the coding sequence TTGAGTACGGGACCCGGAACACCTTCCGCCCCCGCACCAGCCACCCACGACTCCCCGTCCACCCCCGAGCCGTCCGCGCCCTCCGAGGCCGCCGCGGCACCCTCCGCTGCCCGCAAGTCCTCGATGTTCAGCTCGCTGAAGGTCAGGAATTACCGCCTGTTCTTCATGGGCCAGGTCGTCTCCAACACCGGCACCTGGATGCAGCGCATCGCCCAGGACTGGCTGGTGCTGAGCCTGACCGGCTCGTCCGCCGCGGTCGGTATCACCACCGCGCTGCAGTTTCTGCCGATGCTGCTCTTCGGGCTGTACGGCGGTGTCCTCGTCGACCGGCTCCCCAAGCGCCCCGCGCTGCTCGTGACGCAGACGGCGATGGCCGTCACCGGCCTCGCGCTCGCCTTCCTCACCCTCTCCGGCCACGTCCACGTCTGGCATGTGTACGTCGCCGCCTTCGCCGTCGGTCTCGCCACGGTCGTGGACAACCCGGCCCGCCAGTCCTTCGTCTCCGAGATGGTCGGCCCGGACCAGCTGCAGAACGCGGTCAGCCTGAACTCGGCGAACTTCCAGTCGGCCCGCCTGGTCGGCCCCGCGGTGGCGGGCCTGCTGATCACGAGCGTCGGCACGGGCTGGGCCTTCCTCTTCAACGGCCTGTCCTTCGTGGCCCCCATCGCGGGCCTGCTGCTGATGCGCGCCCGCGAACTGCACGTGGTCAAGCGGGCGCCCCGCGGCAAGGGCCAGCTGCGCGAGGGACTCGCGTACGTCGCAGGGCGCCCCGCGCTGATCTGGCCGATCGTCCTGGTCGGCTTCATCGGCACCTTCGGCTTCAACTTCCCGGTCTGGCTGTCGGCGTACGCGGACGACGTCTTCCACGCGGGCGCCGGAGCGTACAGCCTCTTCAACACGCTGATGGCGGTCGGCTCGCTGGCCGGCGCGCTGCTCGCCGCCCGCCGCGGCAAGGCCCGTACGCGCATCCTGATCGCGGCGGCGATGGCCTTCGGCGTCCTGGAGGTAGCCGCGGCCGTGGCCCCGTCGCTCTGGCTCTTCTCGCTTCTGATGATCCCGATCGGCATCTTCGGCCTGACGGTGAACGTCACCGCGAACACCGCGGTCCAGATGGCCACCGACCCCGCGATGCGCGGCCGCGTGATGGCCCTGTTCATGATGGTCTTCATGGGCGGTTCGCCGCTGGGCGCGCCCCTCGTCGGCTGGGTCACCGACGCCTACGGCCCGCGCGCCGGCTTCGCCTTCGGCGGCCTGGTGTCGCTGGCGGCCGCGACGACGATCGGCCTGATCCTGACCCGCGTCGGCGGCCTCCGCCTCGCTCTCGGCTGGCACCACGGCCACCCTCACGTCCGCTTCATCCCGAGAGAGCGGAGCGAACAGAACGAGGAGCAGCTGGCGACGGTGGCGTGA
- a CDS encoding MarR family winged helix-turn-helix transcriptional regulator — translation MPDLTHGDDEAAVNALRSAVMRLSRRLKHQRVDESLSPTEMSVLGTLARCGTATPGELARKEHVQPPSMTRIVALLEAKELVRLEPHPDDRRQKVVTQTDKAEAMLEESRRKRNAFLTGLVEGLDEDEWAKLREAAPVLEKLAHL, via the coding sequence ATGCCTGACCTCACCCATGGCGACGACGAGGCCGCCGTGAACGCCTTGCGCTCCGCAGTGATGCGGTTGTCGCGTCGACTCAAGCACCAGCGGGTCGACGAGTCACTGAGCCCGACCGAGATGTCGGTGCTCGGCACCCTTGCCCGTTGCGGCACCGCCACGCCGGGCGAGCTCGCCCGCAAGGAGCATGTGCAGCCGCCGTCGATGACGCGGATCGTCGCGCTGCTCGAGGCCAAGGAGCTTGTCAGGCTGGAGCCGCACCCCGACGACCGGCGCCAGAAGGTCGTCACCCAGACCGACAAGGCCGAGGCGATGCTCGAGGAGAGCCGGCGCAAGCGCAACGCGTTCCTGACCGGGCTCGTCGAGGGTCTCGACGAGGACGAGTGGGCGAAGCTCCGCGAGGCCGCCCCCGTCCTGGAGAAGCTGGCGCACCTGTGA
- a CDS encoding DUF2530 domain-containing protein — protein sequence MAKWTPKHEAPEPLEGPVVATITGGTILWFVLFLVQLPFYGWFDDHGHLWWVWTCLAGAGLGLIGIWYVRKRAAALKRAAADTGTHSGSGTEQSAAAAE from the coding sequence ATGGCGAAGTGGACCCCCAAGCACGAGGCGCCGGAGCCCCTGGAGGGCCCCGTCGTCGCCACCATCACGGGCGGCACGATCCTCTGGTTCGTCCTCTTCCTGGTGCAACTGCCGTTCTATGGCTGGTTCGACGACCACGGGCACCTCTGGTGGGTGTGGACGTGCCTGGCCGGCGCGGGCCTCGGCCTGATCGGCATCTGGTACGTCCGCAAGCGAGCCGCCGCCCTCAAGCGAGCCGCCGCCGACACCGGCACCCACTCCGGCTCCGGCACCGAACAGTCGGCCGCTGCCGCGGAGTAA
- a CDS encoding NCS2 family permease, translating to MSTSAPTKAPTPEQPEPRPAQGALDRFFKISERGSTLPREIRGGLATFFAMAYIIVLNPIILGSAKDMYGHQLDNGQLVTATALTAAFTTLLMGVIGNVPIALAAGLGVNTVVALQLAPRMSWPDAMGMVVLAGFLVMILVATGLRERVMNAVPLGLRKGISIGIGLFIMLIGLVDSGFVTRIPDVAQTTVPLQLGGDGHLNGWPVLVFVLGTLLTLALIVRKVPGAILISIVSMTVVAVVINAVATVPSWGLTTPTWPGNPVATPDFGLVGQVSLFGGFDKVGVLTGILFVFTVLLSTFFDAMGTIMGVGDEAKLTDAQGQMPGINKVLFVDGIAVAAGGATSSSATTCFVESTAGVGEGARTGFANVVTGALFAVALFLTPVATMVPSQAATPALIAVGFLIMSHSVKEIDWADYTIAIPAFVTMMMMPFTYSITNGIGMGFITFVVLRLAAGRAREIPAAMYVVAAVFGFYYLMPALGLT from the coding sequence ATGTCCACCTCGGCCCCCACCAAGGCCCCCACCCCGGAGCAGCCGGAGCCCCGCCCCGCGCAGGGCGCTCTCGACCGCTTCTTCAAGATCTCCGAGCGCGGCAGCACGCTGCCCCGCGAGATCCGTGGCGGTCTGGCCACCTTCTTCGCGATGGCCTACATCATCGTGCTGAACCCGATCATTCTGGGCAGCGCGAAGGACATGTACGGGCACCAGCTGGACAACGGCCAGCTGGTCACCGCGACCGCCCTGACCGCCGCGTTCACGACGCTCCTCATGGGTGTCATCGGCAACGTGCCGATCGCGCTGGCGGCGGGGCTGGGTGTGAACACGGTTGTCGCGCTCCAGCTCGCGCCGCGGATGTCCTGGCCGGACGCGATGGGCATGGTCGTCCTCGCGGGCTTCCTCGTGATGATCCTGGTCGCCACCGGTCTGCGTGAGCGCGTCATGAACGCCGTGCCGCTGGGGCTGCGCAAGGGCATCTCGATCGGTATCGGCCTGTTCATCATGCTGATCGGCCTGGTCGACTCCGGCTTCGTCACGCGTATCCCGGACGTCGCGCAGACCACGGTCCCGCTCCAGCTCGGCGGCGACGGCCACCTCAACGGCTGGCCCGTGCTGGTCTTCGTCCTCGGCACGCTGCTCACCCTCGCGCTGATCGTGCGCAAGGTGCCGGGCGCGATCCTGATCTCGATCGTCTCGATGACGGTGGTGGCGGTCGTCATCAACGCGGTCGCGACGGTCCCCTCCTGGGGTCTGACGACCCCCACGTGGCCCGGCAACCCGGTCGCCACCCCCGACTTCGGTCTCGTCGGCCAGGTCAGCCTCTTCGGCGGCTTCGACAAGGTCGGCGTGCTGACCGGCATCCTCTTCGTCTTCACGGTCCTGCTGTCGACGTTCTTCGACGCGATGGGCACGATCATGGGCGTAGGCGACGAGGCCAAGCTGACCGACGCGCAGGGCCAGATGCCCGGCATCAACAAGGTCCTCTTCGTCGACGGCATCGCGGTCGCCGCGGGCGGCGCCACCTCCTCCTCGGCCACCACCTGCTTCGTGGAGTCCACGGCGGGCGTCGGCGAGGGTGCCCGTACCGGCTTCGCGAACGTCGTCACCGGCGCGCTCTTCGCCGTGGCGTTGTTCCTCACCCCGGTCGCCACGATGGTCCCGTCCCAGGCCGCCACCCCCGCGCTCATCGCGGTCGGCTTCCTGATCATGTCCCACTCGGTCAAGGAGATCGACTGGGCGGACTACACGATCGCCATCCCGGCCTTCGTGACGATGATGATGATGCCGTTCACCTACTCGATCACGAACGGCATCGGCATGGGCTTCATCACCTTCGTGGTGCTGCGCCTGGCCGCGGGCCGCGCCCGCGAGATCCCGGCCGCGATGTACGTGGTGGCGGCGGTGTTCGGCTTCTACTACCTGATGCCGGCCCTCGGTCTCACCTGA
- the thpR gene encoding RNA 2',3'-cyclic phosphodiesterase, with protein MRLFAAVLPPEGVIRELASEINELERLPGSERLRWTGRPGWHFTLAFYGEVDDEIVPELQERLARAAHRTEPFPLSLHGGGHFGGRALWVGAVGGTETMRLLADRAEAAARKAGVDMGEHRRYRAHLTVARSRGDADFRPHVTTLHAFAGQEWTVRELCLVRSNLPTSGVRGERPRYETIASWPLGAAAGPEEAAG; from the coding sequence ATGAGACTCTTTGCGGCGGTACTGCCCCCAGAAGGCGTGATCCGCGAACTCGCCTCGGAGATCAATGAGTTGGAGCGGCTGCCGGGGTCCGAGCGGCTGCGCTGGACGGGCCGCCCCGGCTGGCACTTCACGCTCGCCTTCTACGGCGAGGTGGACGACGAGATCGTCCCTGAGCTGCAGGAACGGCTGGCGCGCGCCGCTCATCGTACGGAGCCCTTCCCGCTCTCCCTGCACGGCGGCGGCCACTTCGGCGGGCGCGCGCTGTGGGTGGGCGCCGTGGGGGGCACCGAGACCATGCGGCTGCTCGCCGACCGGGCGGAGGCGGCGGCGCGCAAGGCCGGCGTCGACATGGGCGAGCACCGCCGCTACCGCGCGCACCTGACGGTGGCCCGCAGCCGCGGCGACGCGGACTTCAGGCCGCACGTCACCACCCTGCACGCCTTCGCCGGGCAGGAGTGGACGGTACGTGAGCTGTGTCTCGTCCGCAGCAACCTGCCGACGTCGGGGGTACGGGGGGAACGGCCCCGTTACGAGACCATCGCGAGCTGGCCGCTGGGGGCGGCCGCCGGGCCCGAGGAAGCCGCCGGTTAA